One Cervus canadensis isolate Bull #8, Minnesota chromosome 31, ASM1932006v1, whole genome shotgun sequence genomic region harbors:
- the HGSNAT gene encoding heparan-alpha-glucosaminide N-acetyltransferase produces MGGAGSAGRALAALLLAASVLSAALLAPGGSPTPDLDKKKPVELKMDQALLLIHNELPRTNLTVYWNFDRCYHCLLQVLASVSQGRKAGESGVAAVAVGTQHWSILQLNDSAEGKHVCRLEYKFGEFGNYSLLVKHVRDGVSEIACDLVVNKEPIDSNLPLGIAFLVGMALIIVLSILRFLLSLEDFQNWISKAINSRETDRLINSELGSPSRASDPQPEAWRRLAAPLRLRCVDTFRGMALTIMVFVNYGGGKYWYFKHSSWNGLTVADLVFPWFVFIMGASIFLSMTSILQRGCSKFRLLGKIAWRSFLLICIGIFVVNPNYCLGPLSWEKARIPGVLQRLGATYFVVAALELLFARPVPETCASERSCFSLLDITASWPQWLFVLILEGVWLALTFFLPVPGCPTGYLGPGGIGDGGRYRNCTGGAAGYVDRLLLGDQHLYQHPSSTVLYHTEVAYDPEGILGTINSIVMAFLGVQAGKILLYYKDQTRGILIRFAAWGCLLGLVSVALTKASENEGFIPVNKNLWSLSYVTTLSSLAFLILLALYPVVDVKGLWTGAPFFYPGMNSILVYVGHEVFANYFPFQWKLGDQQSHKEHLVQNVVATTLWVLIAYVLCRKKVFWKI; encoded by the exons ACTTAGACAAAAAAAAACCCGTGGAGCTGAAGATGGACCAGGCTTTGCTGCTCATCCATAATGAACTGCCCAGGACCAACTTGACCGTCTACTGGAATTTCGATCGCTGTTACCAT TGCCTGCTCCAGGTTCTGGCCAGCGTCTCCCAGGGCAGGAAGGCCGGGGAGTCGGGCGTGGcggccgtggctgtgggcacCCAGCACTGGTCCATCCTGCAGCTGAACGACAGCGCGGAGGGCAAGCACGTGTGCAG GCTGGAGTACAAATTTGGAGAATTTGGAAACTATTCTCTCTTGGTAAAGCACGTCCGTGACGGAGTCAGTGAAATTGCCTGTGACCTGGTCGTCAACAAGGAGCCAATTGACAGTAACCTTC CTCTGGGTATTGCGTTCCTCGTCGGCATGGCACTTATCATCGTGCTGTCCATCCTGAGGTTCTTGCTGAG TTTGGAAGACTTTCAGAATTGGATTTCTAAAGCAATCAATTCTCGGGAAACCGATCGCCTCATCAATTCT GAGCTGGGGTCCCCGAGCAGGGCGAGTGACCCCCAACCAGAGGCCTGGCGTCGGTTGGCGGCCCCGCTGCGCCTCCGCTGCGTGGACACGTTCCGAGG GATGGCGCTCACCATCATGGTCTTCGTGAACTACGGAGGCGGGAAATACTGGTACTTCAAGCACTCGAGCTGGAATG GGCTGACGGTGGCTGACCTTGTGTTCCCATG GTTTGTGTTTATTATGGGAGCTTCGATTTTTCTGTCAATGACTTCCATTCTGCAGCGGGGATGTTCAAAATTCAGACTACTGGGGAAGATCGCGTGGAGGAGTTTCCTGCTAATCTGTATAGGAATTTTCGTTGTGAACCCCAATTATTGCCTTGGTCCAT TGTCCTGGGAGAAGGCGCGCATCCCCGGTGTGCTCCAGCGCCTGGGGGCCACCTACTTCGTGGTCGCCGCGTTGGAGCTGCTCTTCGCCAGGCCGGTGCCCGAGACCTGCGCCTCG gagaggAGCTGTTTTTCTCTGCTGGACATCACGGCCAGCTGGCCCCAGTGGCTCTTCGTGCTGATCCTGGAAGGCGTCTGGTTGGCCTTGACCTTCTTCTTACCGGTTCCCGGGTGCCCCAC CGGTTACCTGGGGCCAGGCGGCATCGGAGACGGGGGCAGGTACCGGAACTGCACAGGCGGCGCCGCGGGCTACGTGGACCGCCTGCTCCTGGGAGACCAGCACCTCTACCAGCACCCGTCCTCCACT GTGCTTTATCACACCGAGGTGGCCTATGACCCGGAGGGCATCCTGGGGACCATCAACTCCATCGTGATGGCGTTTCTGGGAGTTCAG gcagGGAAGATACTCCTGTATTACAAGGACCAGACCAGAGGCATCCTGATCAGATTCGCTGCCTGGGGTTGTCTTCTT GGGCTTGTTTCTGTGGCTCTGACGAAAGCATCTGAAAATGAAGGCTTTATTCCAGTAAACAAAAACCTCTG GTCCCTCTCCTACGTCACCACGCTGAGCTCCTTGGCCTTCCTTATCCTGCTGGCCCTGTACCCCGTGGTGGATGTCAAGGGGCTGTGGACTGGAGCCCCGTTCTTCTACCCGG GGATGAACTCGATCCTGGTGTACGTGGGCCACGAGGTCTTCGCCAACTACTTCCCCTTCCAGTGGAAGCTGGGGGACCAGCAGTCGCACAAGGAGCATCTCGTGCAGAACGTGGTCGCCACCACCCTGTGGGTGCTCATCGCCTACGTCCTCTGTAGGAAGAAGGTGTTCTGGAAGATCTGA